A segment of the Dehalococcoidia bacterium genome:
ACGCGTCGAAGATGGCGCAGAGCGCCGCCGCCCTCGTTCTGGGCTACAAGAGCTACGATCCGGCGCTGCGCGTGGCGGGCGTCATCCTGAACAACATCGGCAGCGAGGGGCACTACCGCATGACCGTGGAGCCTATCGAGTCGGCGACGGGCCTGCCGGTGCTCGGCTACCTGCCTCGCGGCGAGGACCTCAAGCTGCCGGAGCGCCATCTGGGCCTCGTGCCCACGGTGGAGGGTCCCGCCAGCCGCGACTACTTCGAGCGCGTGGCGGAGCGCGTCGCGCGGCACATTGACCTGGACCGTCTGCTGGCCCTCGCCGCCGACGTGCGCCTGACGCCCCGGACGCCGACGCTCTTCCCGGCGCAGCCGGTGGCGCGGCGCTGCGCCATCGCCGTCGCGCGGGACAAGGCGTTCAGCTTCTACTACCAGGACAGCCTCGACCTGCTGGAGGCCTGGGGCGCGGAGTTGCAGCCCTTCAGCCCGCTGGCGGACGCCGCCCTTCCCGGACGGGAAGGGGACGTCGCGGGCGTCTATATCGGCGGGGGCTTCCCGGAGATGTACGCGGGCGAGCTGGCGGCCAACGCCGCGATGAAGGCGTCGCTGCGGGAGGCGGCGTCACGCGGCGTGCCGGTGTACGGCGAGTGCGGCGGCCTGATGTACCTGGGGGAGAGCATCGTGGACATGGAGGGTCGCCGCCAGCCGATGGTCGGCCTGACGCCCGCCCGCTCGACGATGGCCGGGCGCAAGCTGACGCTGGGCTACCGCACGGTGCGCGCGCGGTGCGCCACGCCCATCTTGGGCGTCGGCGACGAGGTGCGCGGCCACGAGTTCCACTGGAGCGTGCTGGAGAGCGCCCCCGCCGCAGAGACCGCCACGTATGACGTGCTGGACCAGCCGGGGCGAGTGGAGGGTTATGCCGTCGGGAGCGTCACGGCCAGCTACGTGCATCTGCACCTGGGGGCGCGGCCCGGCCTGGCGCGGCGCTTCGTGGAGAGCTGCCCCGCGATACGGAAGACCTAACATGGTGTCCTCGAAGTTTGCCGCAATGTCATTGCGAGCCCCGATGAAATCGGGGCGTGGCAATCTGGCGGCGGGGTCCACCCCTCTTCCAGATTGCTTCGTACGCGCGTTGCAAGGACAGGACACGAGTGCCCTGTAACCGAAATGTCATGCATATTCGGACGAACGCCAATGACCACGGGCATGACTTCTGCTTTCGTCATACCGGCTTCCGCCGGTATCCAGGGAGTGCTGGGAACGCTGGATTCCGGCTTTCGCCGGAAAGACGGTGAGTAACCAAGGATGCTCCCCCAACAGGCTCCGCGCATGCATTAGTACGCGAACTTTAGTTACAGGACACTGGCATTGCGCCACGAACACTTACGTCGATGCAGACACGACAAACGGGGTGTAGCGACGCGGATACGGACGGCATGACATGACTGCCAAGGTGTTGATGGTACAGGGGACAGGCTCGTCGGCGGGCAAGAGCCTGCTGGTGACGGCGCTGTGCCGCATCCTCCGGCAGGAGGGCTGGCGTGTCGCGCCGTTCAAGGCGCAGAACATGGCGCTCAACGCATATATCGCGCGGGAGGGCGGCGAGATAGGCCGGGCGCAGGCCGTGCAAGCGGAGGCGGCGGGCGTCGAGCCGTCGGTGGACATGAACCCCGTCCTGCTCAAGCCGGAGGCCGACCACCGCAGCCAGGTCGTCGTGCTGGGGCGGGCGCTCCGCAGCGCGACGGCGCGGGAGTACTACGCGCTCCGCGACGAGCTGTGGCCGGTCATCACGGGCGCGCTCGACCGCCTGCGTGCCGCATACGACGTCGTCGTCATCGAAGGCGCGGGCAGCCCCGCGGAGGTCAACCTGCGCCGCCAGGAGATGACGAACATGGCGGTGGCACGGTACGCCCGCGCGCCGGTGCTGCTGGTCGGCGACATAGACCGGGGCGGCGTCTTCGCGGCGCTGGTGGGCACGCTGGAACTGCTGGAGCCGGACGACCGCTCGCTGGTGCGCGGGCTGGTCATCAACAAGTTCCGCGGCGACCTAAGCATCCTGGATGACGGCCTGCGCTTCCTGGAGACGCGGACGGGCCTGCCTGTGCTCGGCGTGGTGCCCTACGTGCGCGACCTGCACATCGCGGAGGAGGACTCGGTGGCGCTGGACACGCGTCCTTCCACGGAAGGACGGGCGTCGCTGGACATAGACATCGCCGTCGTGCGGCTGCCGCGCATCTCGAACTTCGACGACTTCTCGCCGCTGGAGCGCGAGGGCGCGCGGGTGCGGTACGTGGAGTCGCCGTCCGAGCTGAGGCGGCCCGACCTCGTCGTGCTCCCCGGCACCAAGACCACGATAGCCGACCTGGCGCACCTGCGTCGGAGCGGGCTAGCGGACGCGGTCGTGGCGCTGGCGCGGTCGGGGACGTACGTGCTGGGCATCTGCGGCGGGTTCCAGATGCTCGGGCGCGAGGTGCGCGACCCCGACCACGTGGAGTCGGAGCAGGAGCGAGCCGACGGGCTGGGCCTGCTGCCCGTGGTGACGACGTTCGCGGGAGAGAAGGTCACGCGGCGGGTGCGGGGGCGCGTGGCCTCGCCGCTCGGACTGCTGGCGGACGCCGAGGGCGCGACGTTCCACGGGTACGAGATACACATGGGCCGGACGGAGTTCGAGGACGCCGATCCTTCGACTGGCTCAGGA
Coding sequences within it:
- a CDS encoding cobyrinate a,c-diamide synthase, whose amino-acid sequence is MKAFVLAGVSSGVGKTTIATGVIGALARRGLRVQPFKAGPDYIDPTYHSTAAGVPSRNLDGWMLGRDALLELFQRAAAKADVSVIEGVMGLFDGRAGENGVGSTADLAKTLGAPVVLVVDASKMAQSAAALVLGYKSYDPALRVAGVILNNIGSEGHYRMTVEPIESATGLPVLGYLPRGEDLKLPERHLGLVPTVEGPASRDYFERVAERVARHIDLDRLLALAADVRLTPRTPTLFPAQPVARRCAIAVARDKAFSFYYQDSLDLLEAWGAELQPFSPLADAALPGREGDVAGVYIGGGFPEMYAGELAANAAMKASLREAASRGVPVYGECGGLMYLGESIVDMEGRRQPMVGLTPARSTMAGRKLTLGYRTVRARCATPILGVGDEVRGHEFHWSVLESAPAAETATYDVLDQPGRVEGYAVGSVTASYVHLHLGARPGLARRFVESCPAIRKT
- a CDS encoding cobyric acid synthase, which gives rise to MTAKVLMVQGTGSSAGKSLLVTALCRILRQEGWRVAPFKAQNMALNAYIAREGGEIGRAQAVQAEAAGVEPSVDMNPVLLKPEADHRSQVVVLGRALRSATAREYYALRDELWPVITGALDRLRAAYDVVVIEGAGSPAEVNLRRQEMTNMAVARYARAPVLLVGDIDRGGVFAALVGTLELLEPDDRSLVRGLVINKFRGDLSILDDGLRFLETRTGLPVLGVVPYVRDLHIAEEDSVALDTRPSTEGRASLDIDIAVVRLPRISNFDDFSPLEREGARVRYVESPSELRRPDLVVLPGTKTTIADLAHLRRSGLADAVVALARSGTYVLGICGGFQMLGREVRDPDHVESEQERADGLGLLPVVTTFAGEKVTRRVRGRVASPLGLLADAEGATFHGYEIHMGRTEFEDADPSTGSGRAAFVMTERDGEPCDEPDGAADAQGQVVGTYVHGLFESAALRQAVLRRLATRKGVAYAPSSDSRDADYDRLADVVRGSLDMAAVRRIAGLEARSGGGG